The following are from one region of the Acanthopagrus latus isolate v.2019 chromosome 2, fAcaLat1.1, whole genome shotgun sequence genome:
- the si:ch211-14c7.2 gene encoding uncharacterized protein si:ch211-14c7.2 yields MRPTTSTMLQQNNNNNYPCLNVSGSTREMLQKCSRASLPFPSRLELGLGDLPLIRGLRAWALCSKNRRKAGGLLGGGQAPIAPPAGRGGLTSCPRPADVYLSGEWGRMGYGLPLGLDAGQAGIGALVTVATLKTSEGSGKTQTQCLFLRTEKGSCLYSTAKPGSGAASSVVGGWLRGKTGGGGGGSRDTPAGRRDHGTAPPAQTGANRVRVRSGRRWRKSCNAAGREKAGVSRERQHSSREDPAGEITLEERQEERDKGGLDSKQLPSPQQDIRKARQEKEGALRSPRCCHNASPKTCTQCGKRALRRGSQDEHDGGESPRRGVQNRLNCELRGMRKETQKNEEEEVEEKGGHRSLELETSNSVLAPPNSDPESNHFHAESHSGHDVEVESNEPRTQTSHSKDDCSEKEEEDTNCSLSELDTSRHNRDFGDRKPKENLFEETEATVNGFSVHVEEHQEPDKGSRVDVEEEEGGISQPPDEVSVVSNCCEDVSASTCPASISTAISPDPSTPAEGSTCTADLEICGDLREQENSNEYHLEGCQQGASGCKIMGKEEPDVGGFKQQEATCVADEDNTVNEDRKPLIVFENVKNGFQLEVRDASPLRHGGPAVFEKDEGIVTGNCCNHRTTELNGAQRGDWLLWGNREEESQEENTEQRVNPEEGDEASWRRESTHDELDDGDGRGDDDKKRNTVEETNDKTTQEDDDEEVNCALEDSWGFQESADGLEGGDTCGQTSITRANGETGANVTDAACADPSTSLVLSLANPPPSLPPLGSMATGLPCLEAEVEEEEEEEEEEEEEEEGLRGTAEAGEGGQEGKRRHGRELEQQGEEERGSTVATEEGRKEEEEEEEEEEEDEFGVFMQAEGEPAWSEGSTMSASVPCGSRESVALGKHAITGESTHWTPGWTESSFHQSDDSWTAFPQVLSDERRDVAGQWWPTSAVEESRGRLLTNQNLAAVFAEAFPSLPASSSSDSCDLGAVPTLTQLLRGEAGQDQGLLDSFHDLNKMICQRYKRASGVSRDLLLKTLHLERPHAESRPAPRTVNRRLSPGLPSANQHAQNAAAKRRLSYDYNRNVMDLSQ; encoded by the exons atgagGCCAACAACCAGCACCATGctccagcagaacaacaacaacaactacccCTGTCTGAACGTTTCAGGCTCCACCCGGGAGATGCTCCAGAAGTGCTCCAGGGCCTCGCTGCCCTTCCCCAGCCGACTGGAACTGGGTCTGGGTGACCTGCCCCTGATCCGGGGGCTCCGGGCCTGGGCCCTGTGCTCCAAGAACCGCCGGAAGGCCGGTGGTCTTCTTGGAGGAGGACAAGCTCCCAtagctcctcctgcaggccgTGGAGGGTTGACTTCCTGCCCGAGGCCTGCGGATGTGTACCTGAGTGGGGAGTGGGGTCGGATGGGGTACGGGCTTCCTTTGGGGCTGGACGCTGGGCAGGCTGGGATTGGAGCTTTAGTGACAGTCGCCACTCTGAAGACCTCAGAGGGCAGCGGGAAGACGCAAACTCAGTGCCTCTTCCTCCGGACTGAGAAAGGGAGTTGTCTGTACTCGACAGCTAAGCCAGGTTCTGGTGCAGCCTCCAGTGTGGTTGGAGGATGGCTGAGAGGGAAGacaggaggtgggggaggaggaagcagagacaCCCCGGCAGGGAGGAGGGATCATGGGACAGCTCCTCCAGCACAGACCGGAGCAAACCGGGTTAGAGTGCGATCTGGCCGGAGATGGAGGAAGTCCTGCAACGCAGCAGGCCGGGAGAAAGCAGGcgtgagcagagagaggcagcacagcagcagggaggatcCTGCTGGAGAAATCACTCTGGAAGAAAGGCAGGAAGAGCGAGACAAAGGAGGCCTGGACAGTAAACAGCTCCCCAGCCCACAGCAGGACATCAGGAAAGCCAggcaggagaaagagggagcacTCAGAAGTCCCAGATGCTGCCACAATGCTTCTCCCAAAACCTGCACTCAGTGTGGAAAGAGAGCATTGAGGAGGGGAAGCCAGGATGAACACGACGGAGGTGAAAGTCCAAGAAGAGGAGTTCAAAACAGGCTGAACTGTGAGCTGAGGGGAATGAGGAAGGAGACGCAAaagaatgaggaggaggaggtggaggagaagggaggcCATCGCAGTTTAGAGTTGGAGACCTCTAACTCTGTGTTGGCTCCACCAAACTCTGACCCAGAATCAAACCACTTTCATGCAGAGTCCCACAGCGGCCATGATGTCGAAGTGGAGAGCAATGAGCCGAGGACACAGACCTCCCACAGCAAGGACGACTgttcagagaaagaggaggaggatacAAACTGCAGCCTCTCTGAGCTGGATACATCAAGACATAACAGAGACTTCGGTGacagaaaaccaaaagaaaatctCTTTGAGGAAACTGAAGCGACTGTAAATGGATTTTCTGTTCATGTGGAGGAGCATCAAGAACCCGACAAAGGATCGAGGGTGGATGtcgaagaggaggaagggggcaTCAGTCAGCCTCCTGACGAAGTCTCGGTGGTATCCAACTGTTGCGAGGACgtctctgcctccacctgccCGGCCTCCATCAGCACCGCAATCTCTCCCGATCCCTCCACTCCTGCAGAGGGCAGCACCTGCACTGCTGACCTCGAGATCTGTGGTGATTTGAGAGAGCAAGAGAACAGCAACGAGTATCACCTTGAGGGATGTCAACAAGGGGCATCAGGCTGCAAGATCATGGGCAAAGAAGAACCGGATGTTGGTGGATTTAAGCAACAAGAAGCAACCTGCGTGGCTGACGAGGACAACACTGTGAACGAAGACAGAAAACCTCTGATTgtctttgaaaatgtgaaaaacggCTTCCAGCTAGAGGTGAGAGATGCTTCACCTCTTAGACACGGCGGTCCGGCCGTCTTTGAGAAAGATGAGGGAATTGTAACAGGAAACTGTTGCAACCATCGTACGACTGAGCTTAACGGAGCACAGCGAGGAGACTGGCTGCTGTGGGGAAATAGAGAAGAGGAGTCACAGGAGGAGAATACAGAGCAGAGAGTAAATCCTGAGGAAGGGGATGAAGCTtcctggaggagggagagcaccCATGACGAACTGGACGATGGTGATGGTAGAGGTGATGACGACAAAAAACGGAACACCGTGGAGGAAACAAATGACAAGACCACacaggaggatgatgatgaagaagtaAACTGTGCACTTGAAGACAGTTGGGGGTTTCAGGAGTCTGCAGATGGACTGGAGGGTGGAGACACCTGTGGACAAACAAGCATCACCCGAGCAAACGGAGAGACCGGCGCTAACGTCACTGATGCCGCCTGTGCTGATCCCTCCACCTCCCTTGTGCTCTCCCTGGCTAatcctcccccctctctgcccCCCCTGGGATCCATGGCAACCGGCCTGCCCTGTCTGGAGGCagaggttgaggaggaggaggaggaggaggaggaggaggaggaggaggaggaagggctCAGAGGGACGGCggaagctggagaaggaggccaggaagggaagaggaggcacgggagagagctggagcagcagggcgaggaggagaggggctCCACCGTGGCCactgaggaggggaggaaagaggaggaggaggaggaggaggaggaggaggaagatgagttTGGAGTATTCATGCAGGCGGAGGGCGAACCGGCCTGGAGCGAGGGATCCACCATGTCTGCCTCAGTGCCTTGTGGGAGCAGAGAGAGTGTTG CACTTGGAAAGCACGCCATCACCGGGGAGTCGACCCACTGGACACCAGGCTGGACGGAGAGCTCGTTCCACCAATCAGACGACAGCTGGACAGCCTTTCCTCAGGTTTTGTCGGATGAACGTCGGGACGTCGCGGGACAGTGGTGGCCGACCAGCGCTGTGGAGGAGAGCCGGGGCCGACTCCTGACCAATCAGAACCTG GCGGCTGTCTTTGCAGAAGCCTTCCCCTCGCTGCCTGCTTCGTCCTCGAGTGACTCCTGTGACCTCGGCGCCGTTCCCACACTGACCCAGCTCCTCAGGGGCGAAGCCGGCCAGGACCAGGG CCTGTTGGACAGTTTCCACGACTTGAACAAAATGATTTGCCAGAGATACAAGAGAGCCAGCGGCGTGTCTCGTGACCTCCTGCTGAAGACTTTACACCTGGAGCGGCCGCACGCT GAGAGCAGACCGGCTCCCCGGACAGTCAATCGCCGCCTCTCCCCTGGCCTCCCCTCGGCCAATCAGCACGCTCAGAACGCTGCCGCTAAGCGACGGCTGTCGTATGACTACAACAGAAACGTCATGGA CCTGAGCCAGTGA